One segment of Planctomycetaceae bacterium DNA contains the following:
- a CDS encoding TolC family protein, which yields MHPFARPANTQQIRSAVFAAVFVCQFLVTPGCRIPGLRGPDPGKQVPESFKVPADEEFDWESSGRIDFHEFFNDPILTGLIDQALVDNQELRILAQDIQIAGNETFARSGAYLPFFFLGGRAGAEKPGAFTRSGAVEENLTARGRRFGEPLPDFLVAANISWQLDIWGQLHDAQRAACLRYLGTIEGRNYVVTRLVAELADNYYELMALDKRLETLDITIALQEASLKLAQAKKDAGRGTELAVQRFQAEVYKNQSQKLIIAQEIIEVENRINFLAGRYPQTVDRRVEDFVNLELPALSAGVPSQLLQNRADIRQAERELAASGLEVDIARANFYPSLIINAGVGYNAFNAKYLFNTPESLIYNLAGDLVAPVINRRAIEAEYCSANAEQIQALYNYQRTILNAFTEVVNRMNKVDNYRKSLAVKRQQLQALESSVDAATKLFQNARAEYVEVLLAQRDLQEARMVIIETKQQQLAATVDAYQALGGGGHVQAAQQ from the coding sequence ATGCATCCTTTCGCACGACCTGCGAACACGCAGCAAATAAGATCTGCTGTTTTCGCGGCAGTCTTCGTTTGCCAGTTTCTGGTGACTCCGGGATGCCGAATCCCCGGTTTGCGCGGTCCGGACCCGGGAAAGCAGGTGCCGGAATCCTTCAAGGTGCCGGCGGATGAGGAGTTCGACTGGGAAAGTTCAGGAAGGATTGACTTCCACGAGTTCTTCAATGATCCGATTCTGACGGGCCTGATCGACCAGGCACTGGTCGACAATCAGGAACTCCGGATTCTGGCTCAGGATATTCAAATCGCCGGCAATGAGACATTTGCGCGGAGCGGTGCCTATCTGCCGTTCTTCTTTCTCGGAGGACGTGCCGGGGCAGAGAAACCCGGTGCGTTCACGCGTTCCGGCGCCGTTGAGGAAAACCTGACGGCACGCGGCAGGCGTTTTGGTGAGCCGCTACCTGATTTTCTCGTCGCCGCCAATATCTCATGGCAGCTTGATATCTGGGGACAACTTCACGATGCGCAGCGTGCGGCATGCTTGCGATACCTGGGAACCATTGAAGGTCGGAACTACGTTGTTACCCGCCTCGTCGCCGAGCTTGCCGACAATTACTATGAGTTGATGGCGCTGGACAAGCGACTTGAAACACTGGACATCACGATCGCGCTGCAGGAAGCGAGCCTTAAACTGGCGCAAGCCAAGAAGGATGCCGGCCGCGGTACGGAACTGGCGGTTCAGCGGTTTCAGGCGGAAGTCTACAAGAATCAAAGCCAAAAGCTGATCATTGCGCAGGAAATCATCGAGGTCGAAAACCGGATCAACTTCCTGGCCGGTCGCTACCCGCAGACCGTCGATCGCAGAGTCGAGGACTTCGTCAATCTTGAACTTCCGGCACTGAGCGCCGGAGTTCCTTCACAGTTGTTGCAGAATCGTGCAGACATCCGGCAGGCGGAACGTGAACTGGCAGCATCCGGCCTTGAAGTTGATATTGCCCGTGCGAACTTCTATCCCTCGCTGATCATCAACGCCGGTGTGGGTTACAACGCGTTTAATGCAAAATATCTGTTCAATACTCCGGAATCTCTGATCTACAATCTTGCCGGTGACCTGGTTGCGCCCGTAATCAACAGACGAGCGATCGAGGCGGAATATTGCAGCGCGAATGCCGAACAGATTCAGGCCCTGTACAACTACCAGCGAACGATCCTGAACGCCTTCACGGAAGTCGTCAACCGCATGAACAAGGTTGACAACTACCGGAAGAGCCTGGCGGTCAAGCGGCAGCAGTTGCAGGCGCTGGAATCGTCAGTCGACGCTGCCACCAAGCTCTTTCAGAACGCCCGCGCGGAGTACGTCGAGGTGCTGCTGGCTCAACGTGACCTGCAGGAGGCCCGGATGGTCATCATCGAGACTAAGCAGCAACAACTGGCAGCTACCGTGGACGCCTATCAGGCGCTCGGCGGTGGAGGTCATGTGCAGGCAGCGCAACAATAA
- a CDS encoding catalase family protein: MRTLLILLIASVAANARGQTHDLDQGWTPEDREEFYFTAQGSQLIPYQWFLALEQVHNRRLFRDDENMRRYGVLPASASPRNPDALPVGFVRDGIDPEFNRLAGLRESDVSQIEAATRFEIKQAYLGSAFDEKLYPRERRSWFGLTCAACHTHEMEFAGDTIRIEGGSAQVDFESFLRDLGKSLDATHRNHKKLARFSERLGRDAGNVEQLREEVAQVADAVNRLVARNKAQHSYGFGRLDAFGAILNAVCETALDDSRNHRPSNAPVSYPTLWNTPRMSHVQWGASASNAENRNVGEVLGVFGAFSVAAGPGQFDSTVRLANLVRLEHGLLQNLRPPPWPEHILGKLDTEKVNLGRELFRQNCQSCHPLRKQDGSFALNHLGRIPIRTAMVGTDLQFLKNLSPEDLAFTGPLGPLLGGREQIPRIRLVAEVVERVKRKRDAIENTHVDSLHPGDPNRNAPGFISRPLEGIWASAPYFHNGSVPNLYETLLSAKQRSASFWVGSRRFDPLRVGFETTPAEIGSMFRVFDEHGIPIPGNSNAGHEGHGHDVHEGFTQTFENGEWRDFTDNERFALIEFMKWLPGPVTDEQVQLEQIPNGEEEQIAGIVDMTARRMQAMYRDKPILRGVHPKDHGCVTATFTVSPELPADLAVGVFQPGASYEALIRFSNASVIPGPDSTTDGDGSPVHGSRGMAVKLFGVRGEPLLPGSGALTQDFVMVNQPAFAFANVEDYEVITKLLLDPSVTDKSAEFVKRLMESGDPDKAERARRTAQIAARIASPQVDGDRGAFEMPPASPVDAAYFSAAPFLFGEHRVMKFRARPVNRSSDSPDVASPDYLRDALARRLQSEPVVFAFEIQVRDASELDVAADIENASTEWHDEFTAVATIEIPPQEFDSASLRERCEKLFFTPWHGVVEHRPLGGINRLRRAVYIKSSEVRGAQTER, encoded by the coding sequence ATGCGAACGCTTCTCATCCTGCTGATCGCTTCAGTCGCGGCGAACGCCCGCGGCCAGACACATGACCTTGACCAGGGATGGACGCCTGAAGACCGCGAGGAGTTTTACTTCACCGCACAGGGGTCGCAACTGATTCCGTACCAGTGGTTCCTGGCGCTGGAACAGGTCCATAACCGGCGTCTTTTCCGCGACGACGAGAACATGCGCCGTTACGGAGTTCTCCCGGCTTCTGCCTCACCCCGAAATCCCGATGCGCTGCCTGTCGGCTTTGTCCGCGACGGCATTGATCCGGAATTCAACAGGCTGGCCGGCCTGCGCGAGTCCGACGTCTCTCAGATCGAAGCCGCGACTCGATTTGAGATCAAGCAGGCGTATCTCGGGAGCGCATTTGACGAGAAACTTTATCCCAGGGAACGCAGATCCTGGTTTGGTCTGACTTGCGCTGCCTGCCACACTCATGAGATGGAATTCGCAGGGGACACAATCCGCATCGAGGGTGGTTCGGCGCAGGTGGACTTCGAGTCATTTCTGCGGGATCTGGGCAAATCTCTGGACGCAACACATCGCAATCACAAGAAGCTGGCACGGTTTTCGGAAAGACTCGGACGCGACGCTGGCAACGTCGAGCAACTGCGGGAGGAAGTGGCGCAGGTCGCGGACGCAGTCAACCGACTCGTGGCGCGCAACAAGGCACAGCACTCATACGGATTCGGAAGACTGGACGCCTTTGGTGCGATTCTGAACGCGGTGTGCGAAACGGCCCTGGATGATTCGCGAAACCACCGGCCGTCGAATGCGCCAGTCAGTTATCCGACGCTGTGGAATACACCCCGGATGAGCCATGTCCAGTGGGGCGCCTCCGCCTCAAACGCGGAGAACCGCAATGTTGGCGAAGTGCTGGGAGTGTTTGGCGCATTCAGCGTGGCCGCGGGTCCCGGCCAGTTCGATTCGACGGTTCGTCTGGCGAATCTTGTGCGGTTGGAACACGGACTGTTGCAGAACCTCAGACCGCCGCCGTGGCCGGAGCATATTCTCGGCAAGCTCGATACGGAGAAGGTCAATCTCGGAAGGGAGCTGTTTCGTCAGAACTGCCAGTCATGCCATCCGCTGCGTAAACAAGATGGCAGTTTTGCACTCAACCACCTGGGAAGAATTCCGATCCGCACTGCAATGGTGGGAACCGATCTACAGTTTCTGAAAAATCTCTCTCCCGAAGACCTCGCATTCACCGGGCCGCTGGGGCCGCTGCTGGGAGGGCGAGAGCAGATCCCCCGCATCCGGCTTGTGGCGGAAGTCGTCGAAAGAGTGAAACGCAAACGGGACGCGATTGAAAACACTCACGTCGACTCGCTGCATCCCGGCGATCCGAACCGAAACGCGCCGGGCTTCATCTCGCGACCGCTGGAGGGAATCTGGGCATCGGCTCCCTATTTTCACAACGGTTCAGTCCCCAATCTCTATGAAACCCTGTTGTCGGCGAAGCAACGTTCAGCTTCGTTCTGGGTGGGTTCGCGCAGGTTTGATCCGCTCCGGGTTGGATTTGAAACGACGCCGGCCGAAATCGGCTCAATGTTCCGGGTATTCGATGAACACGGGATTCCGATCCCCGGCAATTCCAATGCGGGGCATGAGGGCCACGGCCATGATGTCCACGAAGGGTTCACACAAACGTTCGAGAATGGAGAATGGCGGGATTTCACGGACAACGAACGATTCGCGCTGATCGAGTTCATGAAGTGGCTCCCGGGTCCCGTGACCGACGAGCAGGTGCAGCTCGAGCAGATTCCAAACGGCGAAGAAGAACAGATCGCCGGCATTGTGGACATGACCGCCCGCCGGATGCAGGCGATGTACCGCGACAAACCGATTCTCCGCGGCGTCCATCCCAAGGATCATGGCTGCGTCACAGCCACGTTCACCGTGTCTCCGGAATTGCCTGCGGATCTTGCCGTGGGAGTCTTTCAACCGGGTGCGTCCTATGAAGCGTTGATTCGATTCTCAAACGCAAGTGTCATTCCGGGTCCGGACTCGACAACTGACGGCGATGGAAGCCCGGTTCACGGTAGCCGGGGCATGGCTGTCAAGCTGTTCGGTGTGAGAGGGGAACCGCTGCTCCCGGGAAGCGGCGCGCTGACGCAGGATTTCGTGATGGTCAATCAGCCGGCGTTTGCATTTGCCAATGTCGAGGACTACGAAGTCATCACCAAACTTCTGCTCGACCCGTCGGTGACAGACAAAAGTGCAGAGTTTGTAAAGCGGCTGATGGAGTCCGGCGATCCGGATAAAGCAGAGCGAGCCAGACGGACGGCACAAATTGCGGCCCGGATTGCATCGCCACAGGTCGACGGCGACAGGGGCGCATTCGAAATGCCGCCGGCAAGTCCGGTCGACGCCGCCTACTTCAGTGCCGCGCCGTTTCTCTTCGGAGAACATCGAGTCATGAAGTTTCGTGCCCGTCCCGTCAATCGCAGCAGTGACTCGCCGGACGTCGCATCACCGGACTATCTGCGCGACGCACTCGCCCGGCGTCTGCAGTCAGAACCGGTCGTCTTTGCTTTTGAAATTCAGGTGAGGGATGCGTCGGAACTGGATGTCGCGGCCGACATTGAGAACGCGTCCACGGAATGGCACGACGAGTTTACAGCGGTCGCTACGATCGAGATTCCGCCGCAGGAATTCGACTCGGCATCGCTCCGGGAACGATGTGAGAAACTGTTTTTCACTCCCTGGCACGGAGTTGTCGAACACCGGCCGCTGGGAGGCATCAATCGCCTCCGCAGAGCCGTGTACATCAAGTCCAGTGAAGTGCGGGGCGCCCAAACGGAACGGTAA
- a CDS encoding DUF1559 domain-containing protein, with the protein MKPGIRHFRGFTLIELLVVIAIIAILIALLLPAVQQAREAARRTQCRNNLKQIGLALHNYHDVHQCFPFGQGGTGDRYSAISQILPMLEQGPLYSHIDFESQLAAPVNDQARLTELSVLRCPSDFSNPQTQSGGAINYYGNKGSGILWQSPNQNGVFFRSSRVRFRDITDGTSNTAAFSERLVTDGNNGTVSPESDVFLALSDPADQDEAVQQCAAVDISNLASQFPIFMGAPWLNGQHCYLHVDVPNSRSCGFFPTKATMPPSSRHTGGVYVQLADGSVRFASDNIDLRVWRALGTRDGGEIIREF; encoded by the coding sequence ATGAAACCTGGTATCCGACATTTTCGCGGTTTCACTCTCATCGAATTGCTCGTCGTCATCGCGATCATCGCAATTCTGATTGCTTTGCTGTTGCCGGCAGTGCAGCAGGCTCGTGAGGCGGCTCGCCGAACACAGTGCAGAAACAATCTGAAGCAGATCGGGCTGGCTCTGCACAACTACCACGATGTGCACCAGTGTTTTCCGTTCGGCCAGGGTGGAACCGGCGATCGCTATTCCGCGATCAGCCAGATTCTGCCCATGCTGGAGCAGGGACCGTTGTACAGCCACATTGATTTTGAGTCGCAGCTTGCTGCCCCGGTCAACGATCAGGCACGGCTGACAGAACTATCCGTCCTGCGATGTCCGTCCGATTTCAGTAATCCTCAGACGCAGTCCGGTGGAGCGATCAATTACTACGGCAACAAGGGAAGCGGCATTCTGTGGCAGTCTCCAAATCAGAATGGCGTGTTCTTTCGATCAAGCCGAGTGCGGTTCCGCGACATCACGGACGGAACCAGCAACACGGCTGCGTTCAGTGAACGACTTGTGACCGACGGTAACAACGGAACGGTCAGCCCGGAATCCGACGTGTTCCTGGCCCTCAGCGATCCCGCTGACCAGGACGAAGCTGTGCAGCAATGCGCTGCTGTCGACATCAGCAATCTGGCCAGTCAGTTCCCAATTTTCATGGGGGCTCCCTGGTTGAACGGCCAGCACTGCTATCTGCACGTGGATGTACCGAACAGCAGATCGTGCGGCTTCTTTCCGACGAAAGCCACGATGCCACCCAGCAGCCGACATACCGGCGGCGTTTACGTTCAACTGGCGGACGGCAGTGTCCGGTTCGCCAGTGACAACATCGACCTGCGAGTGTGGCGGGCGCTCGGCACGCGTGACGGCGGCGAAATCATCCGCGAGTTCTAG
- a CDS encoding efflux RND transporter permease subunit, which produces MFLHAFDQGVEKVTAGYAAILGKIVTRRLFTLLVIGSFGYGIMAVSRVLPTGFIPLEDQGMIYGIVQTPPGSTLEYTNSKCHELQAICKEMDEITSVSSIAGYEVLTEGRGSNAGTCIINLKSWADRNLTSKQIIEELEEKGREIANVKLEFFEPPAVPGFGAAGGFAVNLLDKTNSGDYLALGEETDRFMEALGKRRELKGLFTFFAANYPQYEIVIDNNVAMQKGVSIRDAMDNLSIVIGSTWEQGFVRFGQFYKVYVQAAPQFRRFPEDLANMFVKNDRGEMVPYSAFMKLEKKQGLNEITRYNLYPTAPIQGAPAKGYSSGEAIAAIKQVAAETLPNGFDIDWQGLAYDESRAGDTAVYIFLIVVIFVYMVLVAQYESFLLPLAVIISLPVGIFGAFALLKAMGLSNDVYCQIGMVMLVGLLGKNAILIIEFAVQRRQEGLSLKDAAIEGGRLRFRPILMTSFAFIVGMVPLVRATGAGAIGNRTIGTTAAGGMLLGTVVGVLVIPGLYYIFGTMADGKHLIRDEHDEPLSEMFKRESESQD; this is translated from the coding sequence ATGTTTTTGCACGCGTTTGACCAGGGCGTTGAAAAGGTCACAGCCGGCTACGCAGCAATCCTTGGAAAAATCGTGACTAGGCGGCTGTTTACTTTGCTCGTCATCGGCAGCTTCGGCTATGGAATCATGGCGGTGTCGAGAGTTCTTCCGACAGGCTTTATTCCATTGGAGGACCAGGGCATGATTTACGGCATCGTGCAGACGCCGCCCGGATCAACACTGGAATACACGAACTCAAAGTGTCATGAACTGCAGGCTATCTGCAAGGAGATGGACGAAATCACGTCCGTGTCTTCCATCGCCGGCTATGAGGTACTGACGGAAGGCCGTGGATCCAATGCAGGGACGTGTATCATTAATCTGAAGTCCTGGGCGGATCGGAATCTCACGTCCAAGCAGATCATTGAAGAACTTGAAGAGAAGGGCAGGGAAATCGCCAATGTGAAGCTGGAGTTTTTCGAACCGCCGGCTGTGCCGGGTTTCGGAGCGGCTGGCGGATTCGCCGTGAACCTGCTCGACAAGACGAACAGTGGCGATTATCTTGCTCTTGGTGAGGAGACGGACAGGTTCATGGAGGCACTGGGAAAACGCAGGGAGCTGAAGGGACTGTTTACCTTTTTTGCGGCTAACTACCCGCAGTACGAGATCGTCATCGACAATAACGTCGCCATGCAGAAGGGAGTATCCATCCGTGATGCGATGGACAATCTGTCGATTGTGATCGGAAGCACGTGGGAGCAGGGGTTTGTGAGGTTTGGACAGTTCTACAAGGTTTATGTTCAGGCCGCGCCGCAGTTTCGGCGGTTTCCCGAAGACCTGGCGAACATGTTCGTAAAGAACGACAGAGGGGAGATGGTACCGTATTCGGCGTTCATGAAGCTCGAAAAGAAGCAGGGGCTCAACGAAATCACGCGATACAATCTGTATCCAACCGCCCCGATTCAGGGGGCACCTGCGAAAGGCTACAGCAGCGGTGAGGCCATTGCGGCCATTAAGCAGGTAGCTGCGGAAACGCTTCCGAACGGCTTTGATATCGACTGGCAGGGGCTGGCCTACGACGAATCCAGAGCGGGAGATACGGCAGTCTATATTTTTTTGATCGTTGTCATCTTCGTGTACATGGTTCTTGTGGCCCAGTATGAGAGCTTCCTGCTGCCACTGGCCGTCATTATCTCACTGCCGGTTGGAATCTTTGGAGCCTTTGCGCTACTGAAGGCGATGGGCCTGTCAAACGATGTTTATTGTCAGATCGGCATGGTCATGCTGGTTGGACTTCTCGGCAAGAATGCGATTCTGATCATTGAATTCGCCGTTCAGCGGCGGCAGGAGGGCCTGTCGCTTAAGGATGCCGCGATCGAGGGCGGGCGACTGCGATTCCGGCCGATTCTGATGACGTCCTTCGCATTCATCGTGGGGATGGTCCCGCTTGTCCGGGCCACGGGTGCCGGCGCTATCGGGAATCGAACGATCGGAACCACGGCTGCTGGCGGGATGCTTCTGGGTACCGTAGTCGGTGTTCTCGTGATTCCCGGCCTTTATTACATCTTTGGAACGATGGCCGATGGGAAGCACCTCATTCGAGACGAACACGATGAACCGCTGAGTGAGATGTTTAAACGCGAATCTGAAAGTCAAGATTGA
- a CDS encoding carboxymuconolactone decarboxylase family protein, with amino-acid sequence MLELDGIYRGSTALDPKLRAKIRWTVASANRCGYGMAYAVADLRAAGADEEEIAALQSSRTDLPARERARWTSLGK; translated from the coding sequence GTGCTGGAGCTCGACGGCATCTATCGCGGCAGCACGGCGCTGGACCCGAAACTGCGAGCGAAAATTCGCTGGACGGTGGCCAGTGCCAACCGCTGCGGGTACGGGATGGCGTACGCCGTTGCCGACCTGCGAGCCGCCGGAGCGGACGAAGAGGAGATCGCCGCACTGCAGAGCAGCCGCACGGATCTGCCGGCTCGTGAACGCGCGCGCTGGACTTCACTCGGCAAATGA
- a CDS encoding prenyltransferase/squalene oxidase repeat-containing protein: MNIVTHGVAIKRAVAEALTLGIVILAARSVAASPQSELTTEQVRQSVQSSIPFIQERGVWWIDEKKCVSCHRISTMVWSLNTARRNGFEVSDRLDEWINWATESPLKKDADGKAAGLLNKEGVAQLLIGLNRDANTVDSELADLLLDGQQPDGSWKPCGQLPGQKRPLSETAGVSTMWLTLALVNDGRTEQASPAVKLATCFITESPAGKSTEWYALQVLLAAQTGDSASRDGYVDALRAQQQADGGWGWLVGEESDALGTGMALYALIRAGVNSEDPAIERAQRFLVSTQHDDGSWAVRGTKAGKKEHVEETASYWGTTWAALGLMASLSGKQD; the protein is encoded by the coding sequence ATGAATATCGTCACTCACGGTGTTGCCATCAAACGAGCAGTTGCCGAAGCACTGACATTGGGTATCGTCATTTTGGCAGCACGCTCTGTCGCCGCATCGCCTCAGAGTGAACTGACAACCGAGCAGGTGCGTCAGTCGGTCCAGAGCAGCATTCCCTTTATTCAGGAGCGGGGTGTCTGGTGGATCGATGAAAAGAAATGCGTGTCCTGCCACCGGATCAGCACGATGGTCTGGAGCCTGAACACTGCCCGACGAAACGGCTTTGAAGTGAGTGACAGGCTGGACGAATGGATCAACTGGGCAACGGAGTCGCCGCTTAAAAAGGACGCCGATGGCAAGGCGGCCGGCCTTCTCAACAAGGAAGGCGTTGCCCAGCTTCTGATTGGGCTCAACCGAGATGCAAATACGGTTGACAGTGAACTCGCGGACCTGCTTCTGGACGGGCAGCAGCCGGATGGATCGTGGAAACCGTGCGGACAATTGCCGGGTCAAAAACGCCCCCTGTCAGAAACCGCCGGTGTTTCAACGATGTGGCTCACCTTGGCGCTCGTCAACGACGGCCGCACAGAACAGGCCAGTCCTGCGGTCAAGCTTGCCACCTGTTTTATCACGGAAAGCCCGGCAGGAAAAAGCACCGAGTGGTATGCGCTGCAGGTGCTGCTCGCCGCTCAGACGGGTGATTCTGCGTCGCGAGATGGTTACGTCGATGCACTGCGGGCACAGCAGCAGGCGGATGGCGGCTGGGGGTGGCTGGTTGGTGAAGAAAGTGATGCACTGGGAACCGGTATGGCGCTGTACGCATTGATTCGCGCAGGTGTGAATTCCGAAGATCCCGCAATCGAACGTGCACAACGCTTTCTGGTCAGCACTCAGCACGACGATGGCTCATGGGCAGTTCGCGGCACAAAGGCCGGTAAGAAGGAACACGTCGAAGAGACTGCGTCATACTGGGGCACAACCTGGGCCGCGTTGGGGCTCATGGCCAGCCTTTCGGGAAAACAGGACTAG
- a CDS encoding PepSY domain-containing protein: MSGDSSAPSASKSGRRVAGRLNIFIRRVHLYAGLFLLPWVLLYGITGAMFNHLWLFPESSFVDVPAEQLADSSLAVFPAPSDLAECVVAAMKEAAPGHTIALDSNHRAAFNNDVILEVTADNRKHAVHIDPVVRSARVVEIPDAASMEALLPGVKNIELPENPYSTAQQAVPAIMTSAGIESASAPRPRGWCKLNFLAQVDGSPALVTYVLRDGHVDVTPYRPGDPGFSARQFFMRLHTSHGQPPHWNARMVWSLLLDTMAFAMVTWALTGIFMWWQIRRTRIIGSLVVGLSVLCSALLFFGMVDFYATTRL; encoded by the coding sequence GTGTCCGGTGATTCCTCCGCGCCCTCAGCGTCGAAGTCAGGACGGCGAGTTGCAGGGCGTCTCAACATCTTCATTCGTCGCGTTCATCTGTACGCCGGACTGTTTCTGTTGCCGTGGGTCCTGCTGTACGGGATTACCGGCGCGATGTTCAACCATCTCTGGTTGTTTCCGGAGTCGAGTTTCGTTGATGTTCCCGCCGAACAACTGGCCGACAGCAGCCTCGCCGTCTTTCCAGCGCCGTCCGACCTCGCTGAATGCGTCGTTGCCGCGATGAAGGAAGCGGCACCCGGGCACACGATCGCGCTTGACAGCAACCACAGAGCGGCGTTCAACAACGACGTTATTCTGGAGGTCACCGCCGACAACCGAAAGCATGCCGTGCATATCGACCCCGTGGTCCGTTCGGCAAGAGTCGTCGAGATTCCTGACGCTGCTTCGATGGAGGCCCTGCTTCCCGGTGTGAAAAACATCGAGTTGCCCGAGAATCCTTATTCCACTGCGCAACAGGCTGTCCCGGCAATCATGACAAGCGCAGGTATTGAATCGGCTTCAGCGCCGCGTCCCCGCGGATGGTGCAAGCTGAACTTTCTGGCGCAGGTCGACGGTTCACCGGCGCTCGTCACGTATGTGCTGCGGGATGGTCACGTGGACGTAACGCCTTACAGGCCGGGTGATCCGGGATTTTCGGCACGCCAGTTCTTCATGCGACTTCACACCTCGCACGGCCAGCCACCGCACTGGAATGCCAGAATGGTCTGGTCGCTGCTGCTTGATACGATGGCGTTTGCAATGGTGACATGGGCGCTCACAGGCATATTCATGTGGTGGCAGATCAGGCGAACTCGCATCATCGGGAGCCTGGTTGTCGGACTCAGTGTCCTGTGTTCCGCACTGCTGTTCTTTGGGATGGTCGACTTCTACGCGACGACGCGGCTCTGA
- a CDS encoding deiodinase family protein: MTIRKSLAAAVDCVARPFSMRPVSVETQLGTDTLAAFVIVADVLKLILLVSLVTAFAAATVADERTDPPAIPVSEQQAERPDDELTPEAQQAAADLMAQLPEDSEARAMLDSILDGSQLGPGEGWFATAVSQTLFGWDHVVQSCDADHDETVTAEEFGGTADDFERIDRNGDHILTEADFDWSLHSLERTPGVMLFFQADRDANGKLTKQEIVSMFESLDSDARGFVSLDELRDQFQPPDEQQQQERRASRSDRPSRSTLVLGLQRQEIGSLSPGPDVGNAAPDFTLKRIDHGDDVTLSQEIGEQPIVLIFGNFTCGPFRSQAGNIEKLYERYRNRAKFFLVYVREAHPTDGWNMNSNQRVGIEIAQPAEQQQRMKVAQTCQQHLDLDLPFLVDTIDDQAGTAYSGMPNRLYLIDRDGRIVFKNGRGPFGFHPRQLEQALLLLLNNRQQTRSGN, translated from the coding sequence ATGACTATTCGAAAATCGCTGGCAGCCGCAGTCGACTGCGTCGCACGACCGTTCTCCATGCGACCGGTGTCTGTCGAAACGCAGCTTGGAACCGATACGCTCGCGGCGTTTGTAATCGTCGCCGACGTCCTGAAACTGATCCTGCTCGTGTCGCTGGTCACCGCATTTGCGGCAGCAACCGTCGCGGATGAACGGACCGATCCACCGGCGATACCGGTGTCTGAACAACAGGCAGAACGGCCGGATGATGAACTGACACCGGAGGCGCAGCAGGCTGCTGCCGATTTGATGGCGCAGCTTCCGGAAGATTCAGAAGCTCGCGCGATGCTGGATTCCATTCTTGACGGAAGTCAGCTTGGCCCGGGAGAAGGGTGGTTCGCCACGGCGGTGTCGCAAACACTGTTCGGCTGGGACCATGTTGTGCAGTCCTGCGATGCCGATCATGACGAGACCGTCACCGCAGAGGAGTTTGGGGGAACCGCCGACGACTTCGAACGGATCGACCGCAACGGCGATCACATCCTGACCGAAGCCGACTTTGACTGGAGCCTCCATTCGCTGGAGCGCACTCCCGGCGTCATGCTGTTCTTTCAGGCGGATCGGGATGCCAACGGAAAGCTGACGAAGCAGGAAATCGTCAGCATGTTTGAGTCACTCGATTCGGATGCACGAGGGTTTGTGTCGCTGGATGAGCTGCGAGACCAGTTCCAGCCTCCCGATGAACAGCAGCAGCAGGAACGGCGGGCCAGCCGGAGCGATCGTCCCAGTCGCAGCACACTGGTGCTGGGTCTTCAGCGGCAGGAAATCGGATCGCTCAGCCCAGGTCCTGACGTGGGTAACGCAGCACCGGATTTTACGCTGAAGAGAATTGACCACGGCGACGACGTCACGCTGTCACAGGAAATCGGTGAACAGCCGATCGTACTGATCTTCGGAAACTTCACCTGCGGGCCGTTTCGCAGTCAGGCAGGAAACATCGAGAAGCTGTACGAACGCTACCGGAATCGCGCGAAGTTCTTCCTGGTCTATGTTCGCGAGGCGCATCCGACCGACGGCTGGAATATGAACAGCAATCAGCGGGTGGGGATCGAAATTGCCCAGCCGGCAGAACAGCAGCAGCGAATGAAGGTCGCTCAGACCTGTCAGCAGCATCTGGATCTGGACCTGCCGTTTCTCGTTGACACGATCGACGACCAGGCGGGAACAGCGTACAGCGGAATGCCGAACCGCCTGTATCTGATCGACCGCGACGGCCGGATTGTCTTTAAGAACGGCAGAGGCCCGTTCGGTTTTCACCCGCGCCAGCTGGAACAGGCACTATTGCTGCTGCTCAACAACCGGCAGCAGACGAGATCAGGGAACTGA